The Clostridium septicum genome contains a region encoding:
- a CDS encoding RNA polymerase subunit sigma — MINDVERSLGKDYRGDINFLIEEYMPFIIKSISETTGKYVSLENSEELSVGLLAFNEAVEKYEDNRGGFLSFCKLVISSRIKNYLKRENKENNKVSFEELIAQGIEIKEDHTNVGEDKEELLREINILKSEIGEFGFTLDDLVEEAPKHEDTRRNALKLSEKVSKVKELTDHLFEKKRLPIKKISLRFTVTEKVIKRSKKFITTGIIIYYKNFRNLKLWIKK; from the coding sequence ATGATTAATGATGTAGAGAGAAGTTTAGGCAAAGACTATAGGGGAGATATTAATTTTTTAATTGAAGAATATATGCCTTTTATTATTAAATCTATATCGGAAACTACTGGTAAATATGTTTCTTTAGAAAATAGTGAGGAATTAAGTGTTGGATTATTAGCCTTTAATGAAGCTGTAGAAAAATATGAGGATAATAGAGGTGGATTTTTATCTTTTTGTAAATTAGTTATTTCAAGTAGAATAAAAAATTATTTAAAAAGAGAAAACAAGGAAAATAATAAAGTATCTTTCGAAGAATTAATTGCACAAGGTATAGAGATAAAAGAAGATCACACCAATGTTGGAGAAGATAAAGAGGAGCTTTTAAGGGAAATAAATATTCTTAAAAGTGAAATAGGGGAGTTTGGGTTTACACTAGATGATTTAGTAGAGGAAGCACCAAAACATGAAGATACTAGAAGGAATGCTTTAAAGTTATCTGAAAAGGTAAGTAAAGTAAAAGAATTGACAGATCATTTATTTGAGAAGAAAAGATTACCTATAAAAAAAATATCCTTAAGGTTTACTGTAACAGAAAAAGTAATAAAAAGAAGTAAAAAGTTTATTACTACAGGTATTATTATTTATTATAAAAACTTTAGAAATTTAAAGTTATGGATAAAAAAATAA
- a CDS encoding anti-sigma factor domain-containing protein, with amino-acid sequence MFKCLVMEIKDNIVIVMNDDGSMVRIRFKNGINVGDKIIYLKEDIINKKVKQFNYKPFMGIVALLMISILVYFNFKSISPYAEVSLDVNPSIKIELDENQNIIDIKGINKDGSSIDFTGIKGKNINDGILEIKQRLVEKNYILRGKSLLFGFAFVDTSENIQYEDRVKRVIKNTFNDNDVAFIKGDSNSISDSDKKGISLGRYSASLDFDDNKLEEIIENLTVDEILDAIKNKDKYIFWNAELQEEMMDELEDRFEEDKDSKDKADDDLEENEKQSNDDNKDDDLKDLD; translated from the coding sequence ATGTTTAAATGTTTAGTAATGGAAATAAAAGATAACATAGTTATAGTAATGAATGATGATGGATCAATGGTTAGAATTAGATTTAAAAATGGCATTAATGTGGGGGATAAAATAATATATTTAAAAGAAGATATTATTAATAAAAAAGTCAAACAATTTAATTATAAACCATTTATGGGTATTGTTGCTTTACTTATGATATCAATATTGGTATATTTTAATTTTAAATCTATCTCCCCATATGCAGAGGTTAGTTTAGATGTTAATCCTAGTATTAAAATAGAATTAGATGAAAATCAAAATATAATAGATATAAAAGGAATTAATAAGGATGGTAGTAGTATTGATTTCACAGGAATAAAGGGTAAAAATATAAATGATGGAATTTTAGAAATAAAACAAAGATTAGTAGAGAAAAATTATATTTTAAGAGGTAAATCATTGTTATTTGGATTTGCTTTTGTAGATACTTCCGAAAATATTCAGTATGAGGATCGTGTCAAAAGAGTTATAAAAAATACATTTAATGATAATGACGTTGCTTTTATTAAAGGAGATAGTAATAGTATAAGTGATTCTGATAAAAAAGGAATTTCATTAGGAAGATATTCAGCATCTTTAGATTTTGATGATAATAAACTAGAAGAAATCATTGAAAATTTAACTGTTGATGAAATATTAGATGCAATAAAAAATAAAGATAAATATATTTTTTGGAATGCAGAATTACAAGAAGAAATGATGGATGAACTAGAAGATAGATTTGAAGAAGATAAAGATTCAAAGGATAAAGCTGATGACGATTTAGAAGAAAATGAAAAGCAAAGTAATGATGATAATAAAGATGATGATTTGAAGGATTTAGATTAA
- a CDS encoding DNA topoisomerase III — translation MGKTLVLAEKPSVGRDIAKVLNCNQNKGSYIEGNKYIITWALGHLVGLQDPEGYDNKYKTWSMETLPMLPKYMKLTILKKTSKQFHEVKKVMTRGDIDEIVIATDAGREGELVARWIIEKVGCKKPIKRLWISSQTNKAILDGFKNLKPGKAYENLYKAAVCRAEADWFVGLNVTRALTCKYNAQLSAGRVQSPTLAMIVQREEEIKNFKPKEYNTINVKTDKCKFTWVNKDNNGRIFDLEFSKKVEAKLKDADVNIVNVNSKDKKVYPKPLYDLTELQRDCNRLWGFSAKQTLNVMQRLYENYKVLTYPRTDSRYITTDIVGTLKDRIKAVGIGEYRGICENLLKKDIKGNKSFVDNSKVSDHHAIIPTEERGNLALLSSEERKVYELVVKRFLSHLMSAYVYVETTLEGEANGERLLAKGKVEKDKGWKRLYDKVDEDESSDDIKEQTLPVINKGEVLKIKNVEVKKNFTTAPSRFNEATLLSAMENPQKYVNVDKASAKTLNETGGLGTVATRADIIEKLFNSFVIEKRGKEIYPTSKGKQLIELVPNDLKSPLLTAKWEKRLDEISKGKADSYQFIKEMRNYSKALVEDVKIANSKFVHDNKTGKKCPNCGKYLLEVKGKNGIMNVCQDRECGYRESVSRNTNARCPECKKKLELRGHGDGQIYVCPNTNCTFREKASVFNKRFDKKSDKMNKREVNNIMRKMKKEAEEDINNPFADLLKNLK, via the coding sequence ATGGGAAAGACATTAGTTTTAGCAGAGAAGCCAAGTGTTGGTAGAGATATTGCTAAGGTTTTAAATTGCAATCAAAATAAGGGTTCATATATTGAAGGAAATAAATATATAATTACATGGGCATTAGGTCATTTAGTTGGACTTCAAGACCCAGAAGGCTATGATAATAAATATAAAACTTGGAGTATGGAAACATTACCCATGTTGCCGAAATACATGAAATTAACTATTCTAAAAAAAACATCAAAGCAATTTCATGAAGTAAAAAAGGTAATGACTAGAGGTGATATTGACGAAATTGTTATAGCAACAGATGCGGGAAGAGAAGGGGAACTTGTAGCACGTTGGATTATAGAGAAAGTTGGATGTAAAAAGCCAATTAAGAGATTATGGATATCATCACAAACTAATAAAGCTATTTTGGATGGCTTTAAAAATTTAAAGCCAGGAAAGGCATATGAAAATCTTTATAAAGCAGCAGTATGTAGAGCAGAAGCAGATTGGTTTGTAGGACTTAATGTAACAAGAGCATTAACATGTAAATATAATGCACAACTTTCAGCAGGAAGAGTACAATCTCCTACTTTAGCAATGATAGTTCAAAGAGAAGAAGAAATAAAAAACTTTAAACCTAAAGAATATAATACTATAAATGTAAAAACAGATAAATGTAAATTTACGTGGGTTAATAAAGATAATAATGGAAGAATTTTCGACTTAGAATTTAGTAAAAAGGTTGAAGCTAAACTTAAAGATGCAGATGTAAATATAGTAAATGTTAATAGCAAGGATAAAAAAGTTTATCCTAAACCACTTTATGATTTAACAGAACTTCAAAGAGATTGTAATAGACTTTGGGGATTTTCTGCAAAACAAACTTTAAATGTAATGCAAAGGTTATATGAAAATTATAAGGTTTTAACATATCCAAGAACAGATTCAAGATATATTACAACAGATATAGTAGGAACCTTAAAAGATAGAATAAAAGCAGTAGGGATTGGAGAATATAGAGGAATTTGTGAAAATCTTTTAAAGAAAGATATCAAAGGAAATAAGAGTTTTGTAGATAATTCAAAAGTGTCTGATCACCATGCTATAATTCCAACAGAAGAAAGAGGAAACTTAGCTCTTTTAAGCTCAGAAGAAAGAAAGGTTTATGAATTAGTAGTAAAAAGATTTTTAAGCCACCTTATGTCAGCTTATGTTTATGTGGAAACTACTTTAGAAGGTGAAGCTAATGGAGAAAGACTTTTAGCTAAAGGAAAGGTAGAAAAGGATAAGGGATGGAAGAGACTTTATGATAAAGTAGATGAAGATGAATCTTCAGATGATATAAAAGAGCAAACTCTTCCTGTTATAAATAAAGGAGAAGTTTTAAAAATTAAAAATGTAGAAGTTAAAAAGAACTTTACAACAGCACCATCTAGATTTAATGAAGCTACATTACTTTCAGCAATGGAAAATCCACAAAAGTATGTTAATGTAGATAAAGCCTCAGCTAAAACATTAAACGAAACAGGGGGACTTGGAACAGTTGCAACAAGAGCTGACATAATAGAAAAGCTATTTAATTCTTTTGTTATAGAGAAAAGAGGAAAGGAGATATATCCAACTTCAAAAGGAAAGCAATTGATAGAATTAGTTCCAAATGACTTAAAATCACCATTATTAACAGCTAAATGGGAAAAAAGATTAGATGAAATAAGTAAGGGAAAAGCTGATTCATATCAATTTATAAAAGAAATGAGAAATTATTCAAAAGCTTTAGTTGAAGATGTAAAAATAGCTAATAGCAAATTTGTTCATGATAATAAAACAGGAAAGAAATGTCCAAATTGCGGTAAATACCTTCTTGAAGTAAAAGGGAAAAATGGAATAATGAATGTCTGCCAAGATAGAGAGTGTGGATATAGAGAAAGTGTAAGTAGAAATACTAATGCAAGATGTCCTGAATGTAAAAAGAAATTAGAACTTAGAGGACATGGAGACGGTCAAATATATGTATGTCCAAATACTAATTGCACGTTTAGAGAAAAGGCATCAGTATTTAATAAGCGATTTGATAAAAAATCAGATAAAATGAATAAAAGAGAAGTTAATAATATAATGAGAAAAATGAAGAAGGAAGCAGAAGAGGATATAAATAATCCATTTGCAGATCTTTTAAAAAATTTAAAGTAA
- the mgtE gene encoding magnesium transporter, with protein sequence MKLEMNKNELRRFLLHAPQDKVMKYIEGAHPVDILDVLRENIDERKDILNRLSEKFIASIIDEADAEEKYHILMEFSENKQKNIVEEMSSDELTDLLGILDESQANKILAKMTAEDARMVRQLLSYDPDTAAGIMATEFISVKDNMTVRETLKYLQETSKEAENIYDLYVIDSLDKLKGVVSLRDIVTSNFDTLISDIVQENLVSIPYDMDQEEVGHIFEKYGYLTIPVVDTFNRLLGIVTVDDVMQILRDENTEDIHRLGGVAEGEKINGTLSESVKSRLPWLFINLLTAILASSIVGIFEGTIEKVVSLATFMPIVAGMGGNAGTQTLTIIVRGLALGELNYKNVKRVLFKEIGIGVITGLVIGLLIAILGYIWEGKVIFGVVIGIAMLLNMIIATISGFLVPVILKKLKVDPALASSVFVTTFTDVLGFFFFLGLATVFIGYLM encoded by the coding sequence ATGAAATTAGAAATGAATAAGAATGAATTAAGAAGATTTTTATTACATGCACCTCAAGATAAGGTTATGAAATATATAGAAGGTGCTCATCCAGTAGATATACTAGATGTATTAAGAGAAAATATAGATGAAAGAAAAGATATATTAAATAGATTATCAGAGAAATTTATAGCATCTATTATAGATGAAGCTGATGCAGAAGAAAAATATCATATACTTATGGAATTTTCAGAAAATAAGCAGAAAAATATTGTTGAAGAAATGTCATCAGATGAATTAACTGATTTACTTGGAATATTAGATGAAAGTCAAGCAAATAAAATTTTAGCTAAAATGACAGCAGAAGATGCAAGAATGGTTCGCCAACTTTTAAGCTATGATCCAGATACAGCTGCAGGTATAATGGCTACAGAGTTTATATCAGTAAAAGATAATATGACAGTTAGAGAAACTTTAAAATATTTGCAAGAAACATCTAAAGAAGCAGAAAATATATATGATTTATATGTAATTGATTCTTTAGATAAGTTAAAAGGTGTAGTTTCACTAAGAGATATAGTTACTAGTAATTTTGACACTTTAATTTCAGATATAGTTCAAGAAAATTTAGTAAGTATTCCTTATGATATGGATCAAGAAGAAGTTGGACATATATTTGAAAAATATGGTTATTTAACAATTCCAGTTGTAGATACTTTTAATAGACTTTTAGGTATAGTAACAGTAGATGATGTAATGCAAATTTTAAGGGATGAAAATACAGAAGATATTCATCGTCTTGGAGGCGTAGCAGAAGGTGAAAAAATTAATGGAACATTATCAGAATCTGTTAAAAGTAGATTGCCATGGTTATTTATAAATCTTTTAACTGCTATACTAGCTTCTTCAATAGTTGGAATATTTGAAGGAACTATTGAAAAAGTTGTTTCATTAGCAACATTTATGCCTATAGTTGCAGGTATGGGAGGAAATGCTGGTACTCAAACTTTAACAATAATAGTTAGAGGATTAGCTTTAGGAGAGTTAAATTATAAAAATGTAAAACGTGTTTTATTTAAAGAAATTGGAATTGGTGTTATTACTGGACTAGTAATAGGATTGTTAATTGCAATTCTAGGATATATATGGGAAGGAAAAGTTATATTTGGAGTTGTAATAGGAATTGCCATGCTTTTAAATATGATTATTGCAACTATTTCAGGTTTCCTAGTACCTGTTATATTAAAGAAACTTAAAGTAGACCCAGCCTTAGCATCATCAGTGTTTGTTACTACATTTACAGATGTATTAGGATTTTTCTTCTTCCTAGGCTTAGCAACAGTATTTATTGGTTATTTAATGTAA
- a CDS encoding cation:proton antiporter domain-containing protein, with translation MTIIIIILSLIFIGILSSLSGQIIEKIKLPSLIGMMISGMILGPSFLNIIPKEVINISPAIKDIALVTVLFIGGLGISLNQMKEIGRPAILLSIIPATLEGITIALLSRYFLNFTFIQGAILGFIIAAVSPAVLVPSMISLINRKLGENKSIPQMLLVGASADDTIAITLFTTFLGVYLQGINGKNISIVKQLSFIPITIILSILIGWILAKLTSYIFKNISKSFIKVLIAYFICIIMRVIEQNFKIEIFNSLLTIMIYGFFLRNYVEEISKEILNIMNKIWAIGKIYLFTFVGMAINPKLVGNFFIIGVIMLIFSLSIRSLGVLISLIGTNLNKKEKLFCIIAYLPKATVQSAKAGIPLQMGVLGGDVMQAIAILSVLITAPIGAIGIKLTAEKYLEKAK, from the coding sequence ATGACAATTATAATTATTATTTTAAGTTTAATATTTATTGGTATTTTATCATCATTAAGTGGACAGATTATAGAGAAAATAAAATTACCTTCGTTAATAGGAATGATGATATCAGGAATGATTTTAGGACCATCATTTTTAAATATAATACCAAAAGAAGTAATAAATATTTCACCAGCAATAAAGGATATAGCATTAGTAACAGTATTGTTTATTGGGGGTCTTGGAATAAGTTTAAATCAAATGAAAGAAATAGGACGTCCAGCTATTTTATTAAGCATAATTCCGGCAACTTTAGAGGGAATTACAATAGCTTTATTATCAAGATATTTTCTAAATTTTACTTTTATACAAGGAGCAATTCTAGGTTTTATAATTGCAGCAGTAAGTCCAGCAGTATTAGTACCATCTATGATATCTCTTATAAATAGAAAACTTGGTGAAAACAAATCAATTCCACAAATGTTATTAGTTGGTGCATCAGCAGATGATACAATTGCAATTACATTATTTACAACATTTTTAGGCGTATATTTACAAGGGATAAATGGAAAAAATATTTCTATAGTGAAACAATTAAGTTTTATACCTATTACAATAATATTAAGTATATTAATTGGATGGATATTAGCTAAATTAACATCATATATTTTCAAAAATATAAGTAAATCTTTTATAAAGGTTTTGATAGCATATTTTATATGCATTATTATGAGAGTTATTGAACAAAATTTTAAAATAGAGATTTTTAATTCTTTATTGACTATTATGATTTATGGATTTTTTCTAAGAAATTATGTAGAAGAGATTTCAAAAGAGATACTTAATATAATGAATAAAATATGGGCTATAGGGAAAATATATCTATTTACTTTTGTAGGAATGGCAATTAACCCTAAATTAGTAGGGAATTTTTTTATAATTGGAGTTATAATGTTAATCTTTTCTTTAAGTATTAGATCATTAGGTGTATTAATATCACTTATAGGCACAAATCTTAACAAAAAGGAAAAATTATTTTGTATAATTGCATATTTACCTAAGGCTACGGTTCAATCTGCAAAAGCTGGAATTCCTCTTCAAATGGGAGTATTGGGAGGAGATGTAATGCAGGCTATAGCAATTTTAAGTGTTTTAATAACTGCACCTATAGGAGCAATTGGGATTAAACTAACAGCAGAGAAGTATTTAGAGAAGGCTAAATGA
- a CDS encoding HAMP domain-containing sensor histidine kinase produces MNKTISKKLFTITFGLILLVILSSVFFQVTFFEQYYLKHKTRDLANEVNKFKELYSFQIYSEETLKSALSRYEQENNSRIAIFSVNGELSYLSDYRKGVDDLRTLTQFCAELINNKELIYDVISTGETKQTIFENESSGSKKIGIVSPMSLKYKNDSIIISVSSIQPIQEAGLVIKDFYKYLVVGFSIIGIILSSIYVNLITKPLVKINKVAKKMSSMDFSVKCEVNSEDEIGNLAKTLNFLSSNLNNALEDLKQKNKQLEKDIEKERKLETLRKDFVAGVSHELKTPIGIIEGYAEGLKDGIVEGENAIVYLDTIIDESKKMSKLVSNMLELSKLESETIELHLEDFNIIRLIKKVTKSLSLEFQSKSIDVIFENTLPYAYVTGDIFQLEQVFTNLLTNAFKYSPANEKVIISLNKNDNKYIISIENTGSHIPEDELENIYAKFYRLDKARTRTDNSNGLGLAIVKRILINHKSKYLIENTLSGVKFTFSLNESKEELEDF; encoded by the coding sequence ATGAATAAAACTATATCAAAAAAACTATTTACAATTACTTTCGGACTAATTCTTTTAGTTATACTCTCTAGTGTATTTTTTCAAGTAACATTTTTTGAACAATATTATTTAAAACATAAAACTAGAGATTTAGCTAATGAAGTAAATAAATTTAAAGAGTTATATTCATTTCAGATATATAGTGAAGAAACACTTAAATCTGCTTTATCTAGATATGAACAGGAAAATAACTCTAGAATAGCTATATTCTCTGTAAATGGTGAACTTAGCTATTTATCAGATTATAGAAAAGGAGTTGATGATTTAAGAACATTAACTCAATTCTGTGCTGAGCTTATTAATAATAAAGAACTTATTTATGATGTTATTTCTACTGGAGAAACTAAACAAACTATTTTTGAAAATGAAAGTAGTGGATCTAAAAAAATAGGTATAGTATCTCCTATGTCATTAAAATATAAAAATGATTCCATTATTATTTCTGTGTCTTCTATACAACCTATTCAAGAAGCTGGATTAGTTATAAAAGATTTTTATAAATATTTAGTTGTAGGCTTCAGTATAATAGGGATAATTTTATCCTCAATTTATGTAAATTTAATTACAAAGCCCCTTGTCAAAATTAATAAAGTAGCAAAGAAGATGTCTTCAATGGATTTTAGTGTTAAATGTGAGGTTAATTCAGAAGATGAAATTGGTAACCTTGCTAAAACATTAAATTTCTTATCCTCTAACCTTAATAATGCATTGGAAGACCTAAAACAAAAAAATAAACAATTAGAAAAAGATATAGAAAAAGAAAGAAAACTTGAGACTTTACGAAAGGACTTTGTAGCTGGAGTTTCTCATGAATTAAAGACTCCTATTGGTATTATTGAAGGATATGCTGAAGGATTAAAAGACGGTATTGTAGAAGGTGAAAATGCTATAGTATATTTAGATACAATAATAGATGAATCAAAAAAAATGAGTAAACTTGTTTCTAATATGCTTGAACTTTCTAAATTAGAGTCCGAAACTATTGAACTTCATTTAGAAGATTTTAATATAATAAGATTAATTAAAAAAGTTACAAAAAGTTTGTCTTTAGAATTCCAATCCAAATCTATAGATGTTATATTTGAAAACACTTTGCCTTACGCTTATGTAACTGGTGATATATTTCAATTAGAGCAGGTTTTTACCAACTTATTAACTAATGCTTTTAAGTATAGTCCAGCTAATGAAAAGGTAATTATTTCTCTTAATAAAAATGATAATAAATATATTATTTCTATAGAAAACACAGGTTCCCATATTCCAGAAGATGAACTTGAAAATATTTATGCAAAATTTTATAGGTTAGATAAAGCAAGAACAAGAACAGATAATAGCAATGGCCTTGGATTAGCCATTGTTAAAAGAATACTTATAAACCATAAAAGTAAATATTTAATAGAAAATACCCTTTCTGGAGTTAAATTTACTTTTTCTCTTAATGAATCTAAAGAAGAACTAGAAGATTTTTAA
- a CDS encoding response regulator transcription factor, whose translation MQKNILIVEDELRIRFLLRDYFLKEGFHIIEASDGDEGINAFSNNKIDLVILDIMMPKVDGITVLEIIRKSSDVPVILLTAKGQEEDKLFGYEMGADDYITKPFSPKVLIAKVKALLKRTSEISDTNNKNFSGLTINRLSHEVKINGNLVNLSPKEFELITYLADNEGIALSRDNILDHVWGIDYYGDIRTVDTNVKRLREKLGDKANLIVTVRGSGYRFESKHE comes from the coding sequence ATGCAAAAAAACATTCTAATTGTTGAAGACGAATTAAGAATAAGATTTCTACTTAGAGATTATTTCCTTAAAGAAGGATTTCATATAATAGAAGCTAGCGATGGAGACGAAGGAATAAATGCTTTTTCTAATAATAAAATTGATTTAGTTATATTAGATATTATGATGCCTAAAGTTGATGGTATAACAGTCCTAGAAATTATAAGAAAGTCTTCTGATGTTCCTGTAATACTTCTTACTGCTAAAGGTCAAGAAGAAGATAAGCTTTTTGGATACGAAATGGGAGCTGATGATTATATAACTAAACCTTTCTCCCCTAAAGTTCTTATTGCTAAAGTTAAAGCATTACTTAAAAGAACTTCTGAAATATCAGATACAAACAATAAAAATTTTAGTGGATTAACAATAAATAGACTTTCCCATGAAGTTAAAATAAATGGAAACTTAGTTAACCTTTCTCCTAAAGAATTCGAACTTATAACATATCTTGCTGACAATGAAGGCATTGCTCTTTCGAGAGATAATATTTTAGATCATGTTTGGGGTATAGATTATTACGGTGATATACGAACTGTAGATACAAATGTCAAAAGACTTAGAGAAAAACTTGGAGATAAAGCTAATCTTATTGTTACTGTTAGAGGAAGTGGTTATCGTTTTGAAAGTAAACATGAATAA